The following are encoded together in the Acetobacter vaccinii genome:
- the rplF gene encoding 50S ribosomal protein L6: MSRVGKYPVEVPAGVTVSITDGVFRAKGKLGELSLPISSHVAAEVQDSKVVVQPVGTASQARMMWGTTRALIASAVKGVSEGFSKTLEITGTGYRAAVQGSNLVLNLGFSHDVVYPIPAGIKITTPRPTAVVVEGIDKQQVGQVALDIRNYRKPEPYKGKGVRYDTETIRRKEGKKK; the protein is encoded by the coding sequence ATGTCACGTGTAGGCAAATATCCCGTCGAAGTGCCGGCGGGGGTTACCGTTTCCATTACGGACGGCGTGTTCCGTGCCAAAGGGAAGCTGGGCGAGCTTTCTCTGCCTATTTCTTCCCATGTTGCGGCAGAAGTGCAGGACAGCAAGGTTGTTGTGCAGCCGGTTGGCACCGCCAGCCAGGCACGCATGATGTGGGGCACCACCCGTGCGCTGATCGCATCTGCGGTTAAGGGTGTTTCCGAAGGGTTCTCCAAGACCCTGGAAATTACCGGCACTGGTTATCGTGCAGCGGTGCAGGGTTCCAACCTTGTGCTGAACCTCGGCTTTTCTCACGACGTGGTTTATCCGATTCCTGCGGGGATCAAGATCACCACGCCGCGTCCGACCGCTGTCGTCGTGGAAGGTATCGACAAGCAGCAGGTTGGGCAGGTGGCGCTGGACATCCGTAACTACCGCAAGCCGGAACCCTACAAGGGCAAGGGCGTGCGTTATGATACGGAAACCATTCGTCGCAAGGAAGGCAAGAAGAAATGA
- the rpsH gene encoding 30S ribosomal protein S8, giving the protein MSLSDPLGDMLTRIRNAQRARHNSCVAPASSLRANVLEALQREGYIRGYKREEVRKGVAQLHIELKYAEGEPVIREIQRVSRPGRRVYSKIKELPRVCAGLGVSILSTPRGVLSDVEARAANVGGEVLCRVF; this is encoded by the coding sequence ATGTCTCTTTCTGATCCGTTGGGTGATATGCTCACCCGTATTCGCAACGCTCAGCGTGCGCGTCATAACTCCTGCGTTGCACCGGCTTCCAGCCTGCGTGCAAACGTTCTGGAGGCGCTGCAGCGCGAGGGTTACATCCGTGGTTACAAGCGCGAAGAAGTGCGCAAGGGTGTCGCCCAGCTGCATATCGAGCTGAAATATGCTGAAGGTGAACCGGTGATCCGGGAAATCCAGCGTGTTTCCCGCCCGGGCCGCCGCGTTTATTCTAAAATCAAGGAACTGCCGCGCGTGTGCGCCGGGCTGGGTGTTTCCATCCTGTCCACGCCTCGTGGTGTGCTGTCCGACGTAGAGGCACGGGCCGCCAATGTTGGCGGCGAAGTCCTCTGCCGCGTGTTCTGA
- the rpsN gene encoding 30S ribosomal protein S14, translating into MAKTSAILRNAKRARMAARDKEKRTALKNIVMDRSLPVEDRFDASLKLAELPRNSSRVRVRLRCKLTGRSRGNYRKFELCRVAFRDLASTGQIPGVVKASW; encoded by the coding sequence ATGGCTAAAACATCTGCCATCCTGCGTAATGCGAAACGCGCGCGCATGGCGGCACGGGATAAAGAGAAGCGTACAGCTCTCAAGAACATCGTGATGGATCGCTCTCTGCCCGTGGAAGATCGGTTTGATGCGTCCCTGAAGCTGGCTGAACTGCCCCGCAACAGCTCGCGCGTGCGCGTGCGTCTGCGGTGCAAGCTCACGGGTCGTTCTCGCGGTAACTACCGCAAGTTCGAACTGTGTCGTGTCGCTTTCCGTGATCTGGCGTCTACAGGCCAGATTCCGGGAGTGGTCAAAGCTAGCTGGTAA
- the rplE gene encoding 50S ribosomal protein L5 produces the protein MTANNGSRSLPRLQQRYEDELRAKLKEQFGYSNEMQVPKLEKIVLNMGVGEAAGDQKKLDAAFAEMTLIAGQKPVKTLAKKAIAGFKIREGLPIGCKVTLRRARMYEFLDRLVTIAMPRIRDFRGLPATKGFDGRGNFALGLKEQIVFPEIDYDKVDDVRGMDVVFVTSAKTDAEAKALLKAFDLPFAG, from the coding sequence ATGACTGCGAACAACGGAAGCCGTTCTCTCCCGCGCCTTCAGCAGCGCTACGAGGACGAACTGCGTGCCAAACTGAAAGAACAGTTTGGTTACAGCAATGAAATGCAGGTGCCCAAGCTTGAAAAGATCGTCCTGAATATGGGCGTCGGCGAAGCTGCGGGTGACCAGAAGAAGCTTGATGCTGCTTTTGCTGAAATGACGCTGATTGCAGGCCAGAAGCCTGTCAAGACGCTGGCTAAGAAGGCAATTGCGGGCTTCAAGATTCGTGAAGGCCTGCCGATTGGCTGCAAAGTGACCCTGCGTCGGGCAAGGATGTACGAATTCCTTGACCGCCTGGTGACCATTGCCATGCCCCGTATCCGTGACTTCCGTGGCCTGCCGGCTACGAAGGGTTTCGATGGCCGTGGCAACTTTGCCCTCGGTCTGAAGGAACAGATTGTTTTCCCTGAAATCGATTACGACAAAGTGGACGATGTCCGCGGTATGGATGTCGTGTTCGTGACCAGCGCGAAAACGGATGCGGAAGCCAAGGCTCTGCTTAAGGCGTTTGATCTTCCCTTCGCGGGATGA
- the rplX gene encoding 50S ribosomal protein L24 gives MAARIKKGDTVLVISGSSKGTQGEVLEVRPSENRAVVRGVAVAKRHQRARRMGEEGGIIAREAPVHLSNLKLVDPASKKPTRVGFRVLEDGRKVRVAKATGEVIEG, from the coding sequence ATGGCTGCCCGTATTAAAAAAGGCGATACGGTTCTCGTCATCAGCGGTTCCTCCAAGGGTACCCAGGGGGAAGTTCTGGAAGTTCGTCCTTCCGAGAACCGTGCGGTTGTTCGTGGTGTTGCAGTGGCCAAGCGCCACCAGCGCGCCCGTCGTATGGGGGAAGAAGGCGGGATCATCGCTCGTGAAGCGCCCGTTCATCTTTCCAATCTGAAGCTGGTGGATCCGGCCTCCAAGAAGCCGACTCGCGTTGGTTTCCGGGTGCTGGAAGACGGCAGGAAAGTCCGTGTCGCCAAGGCGACAGGTGAAGTGATTGAAGGCTGA
- the rplN gene encoding 50S ribosomal protein L14, protein MIHPETNLDVADNSGARQVQCIKVLGGSKRKSASVGDVIVVSVKEAIPRGKVKKGDVHQAVIVRTSYPVRRPDGSAIRFDRNAAVLINKQQEPIGTRIFGPVVRELRAKKFMKIISLAPEVL, encoded by the coding sequence ATGATCCATCCCGAGACCAACCTTGACGTCGCTGACAATTCCGGCGCGCGTCAGGTGCAGTGCATCAAGGTGCTGGGCGGTTCCAAGAGGAAGTCCGCCTCGGTCGGCGACGTGATCGTCGTGTCCGTCAAGGAAGCCATCCCCCGTGGGAAGGTGAAGAAGGGCGACGTTCACCAGGCTGTTATCGTGCGGACATCGTACCCCGTCCGTCGGCCTGATGGAAGCGCCATCCGTTTCGACCGGAACGCGGCGGTGCTGATCAACAAGCAGCAGGAGCCGATTGGTACCCGTATCTTCGGGCCGGTTGTGCGCGAACTGCGTGCCAAAAAGTTCATGAAGATCATCTCTCTGGCACCGGAGGTGCTGTAA
- the rpsQ gene encoding 30S ribosomal protein S17 — protein MPRRVLSGRVTSDKMDKTITVLVDRRVMHPLYKKFIRRSKKYAAHDEENICKVGDTVRIVECPPISRRKTWTVISRNGETVGVEAGASV, from the coding sequence ATGCCAAGGCGCGTCCTGAGCGGGCGTGTGACCAGCGACAAGATGGACAAGACCATTACGGTTCTTGTTGATCGTCGCGTCATGCATCCGCTCTACAAGAAGTTCATCCGTCGCTCCAAGAAATACGCGGCGCACGATGAGGAAAACATCTGCAAGGTGGGTGACACCGTGCGGATTGTCGAATGCCCGCCTATTTCGCGGCGCAAGACGTGGACCGTGATTTCCCGCAACGGCGAGACCGTGGGCGTGGAAGCTGGCGCGTCGGTCTAA